From the genome of Oxyura jamaicensis isolate SHBP4307 breed ruddy duck chromosome 2, BPBGC_Ojam_1.0, whole genome shotgun sequence, one region includes:
- the PEX1 gene encoding peroxisome biogenesis factor 1 isoform X1, producing MWCSGNPAGGAAAAAAVTLVLSSTRDCFLRLPPALASQLRLQQGQAVKISCGHQPIFLSWMEMRHRGHQSENTAEINRHLAEKLGIAAGDQVFLEPCSHVSSCQQVEVEPLTADDWEILELHASSLERHLLDQIRIVFPKAIFPIWVEQHTHIYVKIGTLMPAAPYGRLEPFTELLIRPKTRELEENITSMPFTESDVLLKTFVKNNMEQEETVKEPLINQPHLNPGVPEQSKADANVTFGSNVLPDMWNYIGSIFSRTPEQKQKTLCDKGEMGTFKDKLLNLIHMDSIFRVCQSQPPSVQNASATHAFLKYNAIHIFPWNLEFIDLEPNAVVSYGKINELLSPRQRHQEAKQNLPVEKQKHLTSTQDKNNSNSNSSQASTEGSVVQIVWNGFEDLKSIIEYGNSGETLHVGRVWIPDALRKKLRIDIHSAVRIKSVESVPKIPVSLRLQPRQNLHKDIHEDDVKSAFSSWLQDSATDDLPWIMTSTDSIHLHVKDGMEEFALSIVHPTHMEENKSENIFMLSPSLLQKTNIQVLLHPLTRKADDDSQPPMRDTDRRLPYHKLDHLGGVDKLGTSSFEHISHSLLGRPLSQKLAGIAVGLRSGGVLLTGGKGSGKSTLAKAICKEAFDRLDAHVEVIDCKALRGKRLGNIRKNVEEAFLEASWRQPSILLMDDLDQIVGVPSTPEHENSPETIQSNRLAYVLKDLIKEVISMGSLIAFIATSQSEHALHPSLVSAQGTHIFQCFQCIQSPDQKQRYEMLCSVIKNKLNSDIKKFSDLDLQYVAKETEGFVARDFTVLVDRAIHACISNRNAFPNDAEVNLSTVDFQKALKDFTPLALRNVNLHKPKDIGWDRIGGLKDVKQILVDTIMLPAKYPELFANLPIRQRSGVLLYGAPGTGKTLLAGVVARESGMNFISVKGPELLSKYIGASEQAVRDIFNRAQAAKPCIVFFDEFDSIAPRRGHDNTGVTDRVVNQLLTQLDGVEGLQGVYILAATSRPDLIDPALLRPGRLDKCLYCPPPDQSSRNEILKALSHSLCLASDVDFEYLAEKTDQFTGADLKALLYNAQLEAIHNSLGSGVTQDFGSSSDSDFSLSSMVFLNHSSGSDDSAVDGEAVLEQSLISLDMSELLPEDPRSNMYRLYFGSSYESELGNGTPSELSSLCLSGPNSINHDFTSMSQRDTASSQLSMLRTTSQEDSLENNQEQQTEHLRTEISAIKANYRSKNGEDSTFNQSMLAKNTVIITQSHLMTALEGIRPSISQDDWKNFTELYEDFQNPKKKGQVGPTYRPGQKMTLA from the exons GGCCAGGCTGTGAAAATATCATGCGGTCATCAGCCTATATTTTTGAGCTGGATGGAAATGAGGCATCGAGGTCACCAGAGTGAAAATACTGCAGAGATTAACAGACATTTAGCGGAGAAACTTGGTATTGCAGCTGGAGATCAG GTATTCCTTGAACCCTGTTCCCACGTCTCCTCCTGTCAGCAAGTAGAAGTGGAACCACTCACAGCAGATGATTGGGAAATACTG GAACTGCACGCTTCCTCTCTTGAAAGACATCTACTTGACCAAATCCGAATAGTATTTCCAAAAGCCATCTTTCCTATATGGGTTGAACAGCACACCCACATTTACGTCAAAATTG GTACGCTTATGCCAGCAGCCCCGTATGGGAGATTAGAACCATTCACGGAACTTCTGATTCGCCCCAAAACACGTGAACTTGAAGAAAACATCACCAGCATGCCTTTCACGGAAAGTGACGTCTTGCTCAAAAcctttgtgaaaaataacatgGAACAAGAAGAAACAGTAAAGGAGCCTTTAATCAACCAACCTCACTTAAATCCAGGAGTCCCTGAACAGAGTAAGGCCGATGCAAATGTGACATTTGGCTCAAATGTTCTCCCAGATATGTGGAATTACATAGGGAGCATTTTCTCTCGTACACctgagcagaaacaaaagactTTGTGTGATAAAGGTGAAATGGGCACCTTCAAAGACAAGCTGCTGAACTTAATTCACATGGATTCCATTTTTAGAGTATGTCAGTCCCAGCCTCCCAGCGTACAGAATGCATCAGCCACTcatgcatttctgaaatacaatGCCATTCATATTTTTCCATGGAATTTAGAATTTATTGATTTGGAGCCAAATGCTGTAGTATCTTATGGGAAAATTAATGAGCTGCTTTCCCCAAGACAGCGTCAtcaagaagcaaagcaaaatctgccagttgaaaagcaaaaacatttgaCTAGTACGCAAGACAAAAACAATTCCAATTCTAATAGCAGCCAAGCATCCACTGAGGGATCTGTTGTGCAGATCGTTTGGAACGGATTTGAAGACCTAAAGAGTATCATAGAGTATGGCAACAGTGGGGAAACCCTACATGTTGGAAGAGTTTGG atTCCAGATGCACTGAGAAAAAAGCTACGTATCGATATACATTCAGCAGTCCGAATTAAGTCAGTTGAATCTGTTCCTAAAATTCCTGTATCTCTTAGGCTGCAACCCAGACAGAACTTA CATAAAGATATACACGAAGATGATgttaaatctgctttcagttCTTGGCTGCAGGATTCTGCTACTGATGATCTTCCCTGGATAATGACAAGCACGGACTCTATACATCTGCATGTTAAAGATG GAATGGAGGAGTTTGCCCTTAGTATAGTGCATCCTACacacatggaagaaaataagtctgagaatatttttatgctGAGTCCCAGTTTGCTGCAAAAGACTAATATACAA GTTCTTTTACATCCTCTGACTAGGAAAGCTGATGATGACAGCCAGCCACCTATGCGCGATACAGACAGGAGACTTCCGTACCACAAACTAGACCATTTAGG AGGAGTGGACAAATTAGGAACATCTTCATTTGAACACATAAGCCACAGTCTTTTGGGTCGTCCTTTATCTCAAAAACTGGCTGGTATTGCTGTGGGACTGCGAAGTGGAGGGGTGCTTCTCACAGGAGGAAAG ggaAGTGGAAAGTCAACACTAGCGAAGGCCATCTGCAAAGAAGCATTTGATAGACTGGATGCTCATGTAGAAGTAATTGACTGCAAAGCTTTAAGAG gaaaaagattaggaaatataaggaaaaatgtggaagaaGCTTTTTTAGAAGCATCATGGAGACAACCATCCATCCTTTTAATGGATGATCTTGATCAGATTGTTGGAGTACCTTCCACACCAGAGCATGAGAACAGCCCTGAAACGATTCAAAGCAATAGACTTGCTTATG TTTTGAAAGATCTGATAAAAGAAGTTATTTCCATGGGGAGTTTGATTGCATTCATTGCTACAAGTCAGTCTGAACATGCCCTACATCCTTCCCTGGTTTCAGCTCAAGGCACGCATATATTTCAGTGCTTCCAATGTATCCAGTCTCCAGATCAG aagcaaagatATGAAATGCTGTGTTCcgtaataaaaaataaactgaattctGATATCAAGAAGTTCTCAGATCTTGACCTCCAATATGttgcaaaggaaacagaaggtTTTGTTGCTAGAGATTTTACTGTGCTGGTTGACCGTGCCATTCATGCCTGTATTTCTAACCGGAATGCATTTCCAAATGATG CAGAAGTGAATCTCTCAACTGtggattttcagaaagctttaaaaGATTTTACTCCATTAGCTCTAAGAAATGTCAACCTTCATAAGCCTAAAGACATTGGCTGGGACAGGATTGGTGGCTTAAAAGATGTGAAGCAAATACTTGTGGATACCATCATGTTACCTGCAAAG TATCCAGAATTATTTGCAAACCTGCCCATACGACAGAGATCAGGAGTCTTGCTATATGGAGCACCTGGAACAGGAAAAACATTGTTAGCAGGAGTAGTTGCTCGAGAGAGTGGAATGAATTTCATAAGTGTCAAG gGACCAGAGCTACTCAGCAAATACATTGGAGCAAGTGAGCAAGCAGTTCGAGATATTTTTAACAG agctCAAGCAGCCAAGCCTTGCATTGTTTTCTTCGATGAGTTTGATTCTATTGCTCCTCGCCGAGGTCATGACAACACTGGAGTTACAGACCGGGTGGTTAACCAACTGTTGACTCAGTTAGACGGCGTGGAAGGCTTACAAG GAGTTTACATCCTAGCTGCTACTAGTCGCCCAGATTTGATCGACCCTGCTTTGTTAAGGCCAGGTCGACTGGATAAGTGCCTGTACTGTCCACCTCCTGATCAG AGTTCACGCAATGAAATCTTAAAAGCTCTCAGTCATTCTCTGTGCTTGGCAAGCGATGTGGACTTTGAGTATTTGGCAGAAAAAACAGATCAGTTCACAGGAGCTGACCTAAAAGCTTTATTATACAATGCCCAGTTAGAGGCAATACATAATAGTTTAGGCTCAGGTGTAACACAG gaTTTTGGTTCTAGTTCTGATAGTGACTTCAGCCTGTCTTCCATGGTTTTTCTAAACCACAGCAGTGGCTCAGATGACTCAGCAGTAGATGGAGAAGCAGTGCTAGAGCAATCTCTTATTTCTTTAGACATGTCCGAGTTGCTTCCTGAAGACCCAAGGTCCAACATGTATCGTCTTTATTTTGGAAGCTCTTATGAATCAGAACTAGGAAATGGAACTCCTTCAGAACTG AGCTCTTTGTGTTTGTCTGGACCAAACTCCATAAATCACGATTTTACCAGCATGTCTCAAAGAGACACAGCATCATCACAGCTGTCAATGCTTAGAACAACCTCTCAAGAAGACTCCCTGGAAAATAATCAGGAGCAGCAAACAGAGCACCTGAGGACAGAAATCAGTGCTATCAAAGCCAATTACAGAAGCAAGAATGGA GAGGACAGCACCTTTAATCAGTCCATGCTTGCCAAGAACACTGTGATTATTACTCAGTCCCATCTGATGACTGCACTTGAGGGTATAAGACCATCCATTAGCCAAGATGACTGGAAGAATTTTACTGAACT GTATGAGGATTTTCAGAATCCCAAGAAGAAAGGACAAGTTGGCCCAACATACAGACCGGGACAAAAAATGACTCTAGCTTAG
- the PEX1 gene encoding peroxisome biogenesis factor 1 isoform X2 translates to MWCSGNPAGGAAAAAAVTLVLSSTRDCFLRLPPALASQLRLQQGQAVKISCGHQPIFLSWMEMRHRGHQSENTAEINRHLAEKLGIAAGDQVFLEPCSHVSSCQQVEVEPLTADDWEILELHASSLERHLLDQIRIVFPKAIFPIWVEQHTHIYVKIGTLMPAAPYGRLEPFTELLIRPKTRELEENITSMPFTESDVLLKTFVKNNMEQEETVKEPLINQPHLNPGVPEQSKADANVTFGSNVLPDMWNYIGSIFSRTPEQKQKTLCDKGEMGTFKDKLLNLIHMDSIFRVCQSQPPSVQNASATHAFLKYNAIHIFPWNLEFIDLEPNAVVSYGKINELLSPRQRHQEAKQNLPVEKQKHLTSTQDKNNSNSNSSQASTEGSVVQIVWNGFEDLKSIIEYGNSGETLHVGRVWIPDALRKKLRIDIHSAVRIKSVESVPKIPVSLRLQPRQNLHKDIHEDDVKSAFSSWLQDSATDDLPWIMTSTDSIHLHVKDGMEEFALSIVHPTHMEENKSENIFMLSPSLLQKTNIQVLLHPLTRKADDDSQPPMRDTDRRLPYHKLDHLGGVDKLGTSSFEHISHSLLGRPLSQKLAGIAVGLRSGGVLLTGGKGSGKSTLAKAICKEAFDRLDAHVEVIDCKALRGKRLGNIRKNVEEAFLEASWRQPSILLMDDLDQIVGVPSTPEHENSPETIQSNRLAYVLKDLIKEVISMGSLIAFIATSQSEHALHPSLVSAQGTHIFQCFQCIQSPDQKQRYEMLCSVIKNKLNSDIKKFSDLDLQYVAKETEGFVARDFTVLVDRAIHACISNRNAFPNDEVNLSTVDFQKALKDFTPLALRNVNLHKPKDIGWDRIGGLKDVKQILVDTIMLPAKYPELFANLPIRQRSGVLLYGAPGTGKTLLAGVVARESGMNFISVKGPELLSKYIGASEQAVRDIFNRAQAAKPCIVFFDEFDSIAPRRGHDNTGVTDRVVNQLLTQLDGVEGLQGVYILAATSRPDLIDPALLRPGRLDKCLYCPPPDQSSRNEILKALSHSLCLASDVDFEYLAEKTDQFTGADLKALLYNAQLEAIHNSLGSGVTQDFGSSSDSDFSLSSMVFLNHSSGSDDSAVDGEAVLEQSLISLDMSELLPEDPRSNMYRLYFGSSYESELGNGTPSELSSLCLSGPNSINHDFTSMSQRDTASSQLSMLRTTSQEDSLENNQEQQTEHLRTEISAIKANYRSKNGEDSTFNQSMLAKNTVIITQSHLMTALEGIRPSISQDDWKNFTELYEDFQNPKKKGQVGPTYRPGQKMTLA, encoded by the exons GGCCAGGCTGTGAAAATATCATGCGGTCATCAGCCTATATTTTTGAGCTGGATGGAAATGAGGCATCGAGGTCACCAGAGTGAAAATACTGCAGAGATTAACAGACATTTAGCGGAGAAACTTGGTATTGCAGCTGGAGATCAG GTATTCCTTGAACCCTGTTCCCACGTCTCCTCCTGTCAGCAAGTAGAAGTGGAACCACTCACAGCAGATGATTGGGAAATACTG GAACTGCACGCTTCCTCTCTTGAAAGACATCTACTTGACCAAATCCGAATAGTATTTCCAAAAGCCATCTTTCCTATATGGGTTGAACAGCACACCCACATTTACGTCAAAATTG GTACGCTTATGCCAGCAGCCCCGTATGGGAGATTAGAACCATTCACGGAACTTCTGATTCGCCCCAAAACACGTGAACTTGAAGAAAACATCACCAGCATGCCTTTCACGGAAAGTGACGTCTTGCTCAAAAcctttgtgaaaaataacatgGAACAAGAAGAAACAGTAAAGGAGCCTTTAATCAACCAACCTCACTTAAATCCAGGAGTCCCTGAACAGAGTAAGGCCGATGCAAATGTGACATTTGGCTCAAATGTTCTCCCAGATATGTGGAATTACATAGGGAGCATTTTCTCTCGTACACctgagcagaaacaaaagactTTGTGTGATAAAGGTGAAATGGGCACCTTCAAAGACAAGCTGCTGAACTTAATTCACATGGATTCCATTTTTAGAGTATGTCAGTCCCAGCCTCCCAGCGTACAGAATGCATCAGCCACTcatgcatttctgaaatacaatGCCATTCATATTTTTCCATGGAATTTAGAATTTATTGATTTGGAGCCAAATGCTGTAGTATCTTATGGGAAAATTAATGAGCTGCTTTCCCCAAGACAGCGTCAtcaagaagcaaagcaaaatctgccagttgaaaagcaaaaacatttgaCTAGTACGCAAGACAAAAACAATTCCAATTCTAATAGCAGCCAAGCATCCACTGAGGGATCTGTTGTGCAGATCGTTTGGAACGGATTTGAAGACCTAAAGAGTATCATAGAGTATGGCAACAGTGGGGAAACCCTACATGTTGGAAGAGTTTGG atTCCAGATGCACTGAGAAAAAAGCTACGTATCGATATACATTCAGCAGTCCGAATTAAGTCAGTTGAATCTGTTCCTAAAATTCCTGTATCTCTTAGGCTGCAACCCAGACAGAACTTA CATAAAGATATACACGAAGATGATgttaaatctgctttcagttCTTGGCTGCAGGATTCTGCTACTGATGATCTTCCCTGGATAATGACAAGCACGGACTCTATACATCTGCATGTTAAAGATG GAATGGAGGAGTTTGCCCTTAGTATAGTGCATCCTACacacatggaagaaaataagtctgagaatatttttatgctGAGTCCCAGTTTGCTGCAAAAGACTAATATACAA GTTCTTTTACATCCTCTGACTAGGAAAGCTGATGATGACAGCCAGCCACCTATGCGCGATACAGACAGGAGACTTCCGTACCACAAACTAGACCATTTAGG AGGAGTGGACAAATTAGGAACATCTTCATTTGAACACATAAGCCACAGTCTTTTGGGTCGTCCTTTATCTCAAAAACTGGCTGGTATTGCTGTGGGACTGCGAAGTGGAGGGGTGCTTCTCACAGGAGGAAAG ggaAGTGGAAAGTCAACACTAGCGAAGGCCATCTGCAAAGAAGCATTTGATAGACTGGATGCTCATGTAGAAGTAATTGACTGCAAAGCTTTAAGAG gaaaaagattaggaaatataaggaaaaatgtggaagaaGCTTTTTTAGAAGCATCATGGAGACAACCATCCATCCTTTTAATGGATGATCTTGATCAGATTGTTGGAGTACCTTCCACACCAGAGCATGAGAACAGCCCTGAAACGATTCAAAGCAATAGACTTGCTTATG TTTTGAAAGATCTGATAAAAGAAGTTATTTCCATGGGGAGTTTGATTGCATTCATTGCTACAAGTCAGTCTGAACATGCCCTACATCCTTCCCTGGTTTCAGCTCAAGGCACGCATATATTTCAGTGCTTCCAATGTATCCAGTCTCCAGATCAG aagcaaagatATGAAATGCTGTGTTCcgtaataaaaaataaactgaattctGATATCAAGAAGTTCTCAGATCTTGACCTCCAATATGttgcaaaggaaacagaaggtTTTGTTGCTAGAGATTTTACTGTGCTGGTTGACCGTGCCATTCATGCCTGTATTTCTAACCGGAATGCATTTCCAAATGATG AAGTGAATCTCTCAACTGtggattttcagaaagctttaaaaGATTTTACTCCATTAGCTCTAAGAAATGTCAACCTTCATAAGCCTAAAGACATTGGCTGGGACAGGATTGGTGGCTTAAAAGATGTGAAGCAAATACTTGTGGATACCATCATGTTACCTGCAAAG TATCCAGAATTATTTGCAAACCTGCCCATACGACAGAGATCAGGAGTCTTGCTATATGGAGCACCTGGAACAGGAAAAACATTGTTAGCAGGAGTAGTTGCTCGAGAGAGTGGAATGAATTTCATAAGTGTCAAG gGACCAGAGCTACTCAGCAAATACATTGGAGCAAGTGAGCAAGCAGTTCGAGATATTTTTAACAG agctCAAGCAGCCAAGCCTTGCATTGTTTTCTTCGATGAGTTTGATTCTATTGCTCCTCGCCGAGGTCATGACAACACTGGAGTTACAGACCGGGTGGTTAACCAACTGTTGACTCAGTTAGACGGCGTGGAAGGCTTACAAG GAGTTTACATCCTAGCTGCTACTAGTCGCCCAGATTTGATCGACCCTGCTTTGTTAAGGCCAGGTCGACTGGATAAGTGCCTGTACTGTCCACCTCCTGATCAG AGTTCACGCAATGAAATCTTAAAAGCTCTCAGTCATTCTCTGTGCTTGGCAAGCGATGTGGACTTTGAGTATTTGGCAGAAAAAACAGATCAGTTCACAGGAGCTGACCTAAAAGCTTTATTATACAATGCCCAGTTAGAGGCAATACATAATAGTTTAGGCTCAGGTGTAACACAG gaTTTTGGTTCTAGTTCTGATAGTGACTTCAGCCTGTCTTCCATGGTTTTTCTAAACCACAGCAGTGGCTCAGATGACTCAGCAGTAGATGGAGAAGCAGTGCTAGAGCAATCTCTTATTTCTTTAGACATGTCCGAGTTGCTTCCTGAAGACCCAAGGTCCAACATGTATCGTCTTTATTTTGGAAGCTCTTATGAATCAGAACTAGGAAATGGAACTCCTTCAGAACTG AGCTCTTTGTGTTTGTCTGGACCAAACTCCATAAATCACGATTTTACCAGCATGTCTCAAAGAGACACAGCATCATCACAGCTGTCAATGCTTAGAACAACCTCTCAAGAAGACTCCCTGGAAAATAATCAGGAGCAGCAAACAGAGCACCTGAGGACAGAAATCAGTGCTATCAAAGCCAATTACAGAAGCAAGAATGGA GAGGACAGCACCTTTAATCAGTCCATGCTTGCCAAGAACACTGTGATTATTACTCAGTCCCATCTGATGACTGCACTTGAGGGTATAAGACCATCCATTAGCCAAGATGACTGGAAGAATTTTACTGAACT GTATGAGGATTTTCAGAATCCCAAGAAGAAAGGACAAGTTGGCCCAACATACAGACCGGGACAAAAAATGACTCTAGCTTAG